A segment of the Fusarium musae strain F31 chromosome 2, whole genome shotgun sequence genome:
TAGGACTTTTATCTgaagtgataaaaagacttgggtaagtTTACTATACTTGTTGTGGAGCTTTAGACCAGTTTATTCTGGCACCTCGTTTAATCTCAGAGGTTTTATATTTCCCCCAAAGGCCGATCAATCTTACGGTGGCGCTAGCCACTTTTTATCATTCAGCCACAACCGTCCCTGAGCAAATACGTAATGCCGAAAACAAAGAAAATCGGAAAGAGGGGGGGTCGTGCACATGCCACGCAGGGCTGGCTCAGAGTGGGGAGGGGGGCGTCAAATCTGGAACTTGACCAATTGAATATGCTGAGTCAAGTACGGAAGCACGGACCTTCGATGCCACATGCTGTACAGGGTTCAGCACAGCTACAGTACCTAATCAACGTTGGCAAAGAGACGCGGCTCTTTTTGGGTCCAACCTCATTCATACCGCCTCTTTTTGCctaagctacctacctacctactatacCTGAGGTATCTCCAACGATGCTCTGGTGACTGATGGATTTTGCTGTTGCGTGATAGGCCATGGCCCAAGTCATTATTGTTAGACCACAATACGTGACACATTGCCAAGTCGCTTTATTCTCTCTCTCAATATATTGGTTGTATTTCTTCGTTGGATAACTATTGGGCGGCTGCCTGAGCCTTACTTGTATCTCTTAGTTGTGTGCTCTTTGCACGGGGTATCCATAGCCAGCCGAACTCTATATATGTAGTAAATCCAAACGCTTGCATCCAAGTTTCTTATCCTGAGATCCAGGTGCACCGACCTAAACACCTTGTAGTTTCCCATGTTCCAGAGAAGCAAAAACCGGCTTTTCCTGCCTACCAGTGTACACCATAGTGTTACAAAAAACCATGTCATTATTCATGTATGCCGTTACAAATTTCGAGATGCAGCGGGATCACtgctcgtcatcctcctcctcttcgtcgtcttcatcttcatcctcttcgtcagATTTGGGAGGCTCCCATGTCTCTTCGAGCTTAAGGCCCTTGCCTTGAGGCTCATGGGCCCTGAATGATGACCCAAGTAAAGATGATACAGTAGATCGAtagttgttgagatgaggaTCCTCGTTGTACTTCTCCGGAGTGTCGTACAGCCCCATTCCAACCAGAATCTCGCCGTCTTCTTCCGCGGCATCTTCAAGAGCCTGATAGTGAGGATCCTCTGATACTGCTGGTTGAGACAGTTGGGTTTGTGGGAGAGTCTCAGGGGTGGGGGGTGTGGTGGAGCCAATACCGTGCATGATAAAGGTATTCCAGTCCCATCCATTGCTATCAGTGGTCTCGGCGGGCGCAGCAATGACAGGCAGTTGACGACCGGGAAATACCATAGAAGCAGCGGGGGAGTGGTGCGACATGCTCGTTCCGTGGTAAGGATTGTAGGTAATGTTGTCGGTAGATTGATATGGGAGAGGCAGATGGGAGAAAGCCAGCGGGGATGTACCGCATGAAGTTGAATCCATCATTGGGGAATAATGAGCATAGTTGCCGTGCAAGTCTTGGTGGTCGGAAGGCAAATGGCTAGTAGTCAAGGCATACGCAGGTTGTTGCGCCTGGACATAGGGTTGTTGGCCATATGAGCCTGGATGCCAACTCACGGGACGTGATGACCGTGGGGCGGGTTGCTGGGACTCAACGTCACAAAATGTTGATAGCTGTTCCATGATCTGCTGTTGTCGACGTTGCGAGTTGCCGTCATTCATGAGAGTCTTTCGGCGAGCCATAATACCGGACAAGCGAGGGCTGTTGTTGGCGCTTGAGGGCTTGGTCACCCTCATAGCACCACCAGATCGTTGTCCACTGGACCCTCGTGAgaaccttcttgaagcttgcgAGCATGCCATTTGTTGTGTGTGGTCGTCCAGCATTGTGTCGTAAGGATATGTGATGGGCAAGGAGCCTGCTGGCTGCACACCGAAGAGTGGGTGCATCATATTGAATCGTATCGAGGAAGTAATATGATTGAAAGTTGAGATATATCGAGACAAGTTGCCAAAACGACAGCTGATATTAGAGTAATTATCGTTCTCAATACAAATTAACTTTTGAGGTGAAAGTAATGATGGTAGATCTGAAGAACTGAGAAGGGCTCAGCTTGAATATGTATCGTGAAATGGTGGTACCGGCTCCAAAGGGGTTCGAGGGGGTTAACGAAACATGGGGCAATCGATGGCTTGAAAGATAAATCGAGCCTAGCAGCTTTGAACAAGATCAACTCTCCAAGGATCTGGGTGTGGATCAGGAGGGACCAAGCAATAAAGAAGCATGGGCGACTTAGTAGCTACATGATGGCTGTAAACCGTAGAATTTAGAACAGTCGTCAAATCAGAATCTGGCCCATGGGGTGCTTGGCTAGGTTCCTCATCACATTTGACCCTCACTTCACGTTCCTGTGCTGGGATTATCATTCTGGCATGGCAGCCGGGGTGGTGGGCTGCGTCATACGGGCCGGCAGGGGGTGTGTCAACGGGCGGAGCCAGTAATCAGTGAGAAAAGGCGGGCGGGAAGTAGTGCTGGAGCGAGAATCAGGCTGCTGGTCTGGGGATTGAGACGACGTCTGCGGCATGGAGTCAAGGGTTTTCCTGTGTGAGGGCGTGTCGACTGGTACAGAGTAGGATCAGTGCGGTTCACGCCGATTTGGTAGGCATACGCTAAGTTTGGCGTGGTACCGTCGTACCGACAGGGCGAACAAGGAGGAAacaggtactccgtagtggtggtgatggggCCTCCCGCCGCTATGATTGCGTTGCAGACCCACCAGACCCACCAGAGCGGCGTCTCTAGAAGAAGTGGACATCCTCGGGTCGTCTGGTCTCAAAGCAAGCTAGGCAAGTCACCCCTGCCGCTAGGGATGCAGCTCAAGAAGGGATGGAGAAGAATTTGGCCCACGGGCTGGAGTCGTAATAAAGCACAAGGAGCAAGGTCGTCAGCCAGTCTGGCCGCAGCATCCGCTTGGTACTCAGCGAGAGTAGGGGGTTAGGGTATTGCTGAAGGGGTGCACCAAGCGCTGCACTAGCCGGCGCCACAATGCATGCATTTGTTGGGCCTGAGATGGGCTGGGGGACCACTACTGTAGGAAGCGCCGCGCCCAGGCCAAAGGATGGAACATTTCCCTACTGGGTGAAAGTACCACTCCGGAAGGGTCTTGAATCTCATCCAAGCGGGATGCTCATCACTGCTCTCATGGTTTAGCATGCTTCGCTCAGTGTACTGCAGACACCCCTGCTGTAGCACATGTAATTCCCATTTCTCGGCTCTACGCTGAGGTATTGCAACTCGCAAAGAGGGTGAGATGCGAGAAGGGCGTTCTCCTAGGAGAAACAATCATATCTGATCGACAGGtgcttgatgatgtttgcAATGGGTTTGAGATCCGCCTATCGTCACCGTCGAGGGAGGACACCACCGGTAATAACGGTTTGTTGTACCCGCTTCTTTGTACATGCTCTTGCGTATCATGATCCGTTTATTCTTGGGACTATTGAACGCTTGTCTGGTGAGGAACAGCATCGTTGGCGACTTCCCGAGGATAGACGGGAAAATGTGCTGCCAAGTGATAAATGCTCTGTGCAAGACTTCGATAAATGGGTGGATAGGTAGCTTGATGGGATGGCACCGAGTTTCCCTGAGGCCTGGAATGGCTATCACCGTGAAAGTTTAATCCACGAGACGATGTATTGGCAAGGGCTTGATGGCGCAGCATAACCCCATCAAAGTCCCATCACAGACGGTTGGTGTTGCGCTGTCTGGGCTGTATCATAGCTCCAAGGTCGATGAGAAATTCAAACGTACCATTTCAGATATTTAGGATGTGGGACCGCATCCGCACTCTAGTACATACCCTACCAAGAGTCGGCATAGTCCTTCTCCTGGTAGCGAAACCTGTGGGCGGGTGCCCGGCGTTGCATTATGCACATGGTACTCGAACTGTGCAGGAGAGCCAGGTAAGTCACCACTATGAGCGCTTTTCTGGGCGTGTGATAGACTAGATGAGGAAGCTAGACATGCTATGGTGAGCGATGTGCCTGTACTGTTGCCGTTGACGGGACTTCTTGGTGGCAAGAATACCTATCTCAGTGGACGCGGACAGTTACCGTCTTGCAATTTTGCTCCGTAAGACCAGGCACATGGGAGCGGCAATGCAGTTTGGCCTCCATGGAGCGAGACCTCAGACAAAGACTAATACGTTAGCAGTAATATCAATCTACTAACCTTAGGTCGTCGTAGAGAGAGAGGTATTTGATGGAGAGGGAGCGCCGGGCAGTCAGCCCAGATCAATGAGGCATTGACTCAAAGCTTGAACGAATGGCTGCGCAGGGCCGCCTGACTCTTCAGGCATGTACGTCCCGCCCAACATCCAAACCCCGAGGTTAGGTAATTAAGGTATCCGTAATTAGGTACCTTTCATGGTTGCTTGGATCGGTATCTCAGGTAAGGCAGCTAGGGTAGGCACGTTCCAGCAACGCCTGATGGCCTGAGCGCtgacatccaatccatcctgCCTATTACCTGCCCTGGTCGATTGTCCAGTCACGGATGTGGAGGGCCCTTGGGAGGTAAAAATACACGAGACTGGCTTACATCAAAATCTATTGATCTACTACCAACCCTAGtctcttgttttctttcaCCCTAGGCTAGACTGCAAGCACAAGTCGTCCTGCTCCGCCTAAATGCTTAAGGTATGTACCTACCGCAGGCAGAGCCTAGAGGACGCTTGAACTCTTCCCTCCCTGTTTGAAGTTATTAATGGCAAATGCGGTAAGCGGTCTAGCCAGTCATCTCTATCCACCTGCAAGCCCCAAAGGTTGTCAGTTGGTGACTCGCTCATCCTGACACTTCAGACAgtactgtactccgtacatatcATCCAAGCACTGAATCAAATTCGATTTAACACATACATATGTAACACGGATGCTTTCCTCCACTCAGGGGCTGTGGAAACAACGACACTTTCCAACCTTGGTAAACATTGGGATGCCAGACCGTGCTCCAGAATCCAGTCTGCCTGTAGTACCACTTCATGGCTTCCTGTACTAAGGAGTACGCCCGCGGCAATGCCAACACCAGCATGATTTGAATTCTGGCGGCTTTTTAGGCAAGCGGTTTGGTTTCTCTTCCCTAGACCAGTGGATCTGCCTGCCACGTCGTCTACAAAATGTACAAGTGATTCATCTCAAAACACGAAACACGAGCAACCTTACCTATCGATACGTGCTAGGTACGGAATGTCTGATCTGATATATCAAGTGTCCATCTCAGGGATCAAGAAGACTCAAGATCACAGGGCCTAGAAGGAAACAATCAAATGTCTTCCTAAATTTATCTGAGTTGGCCAAAAAGACGGCCTGACAACAGACAGAGGAGAGTGAACAGCAGCCTCTTACGATGATCCAATCTGGAGCAAACCTACCAACGCCCCTCGTTcataataaaggtaattatatTATGTTCCTAGTCCAATGAAAGATGCAACAATGGATACACACTGACAGTCTCGGCTTTTACTCCTTCTCTGTCACCTCCAttgtctcatctcatcgcCC
Coding sequences within it:
- a CDS encoding hypothetical protein (EggNog:ENOG41); its protein translation is MLDDHTQQMACSQASRRFSRGSSGQRSGGAMRVTKPSSANNSPRLSGIMARRKTLMNDGNSQRRQQQIMEQLSTFCDVESQQPAPRSSRPVSWHPGSYGQQPYVQAQQPAYALTTSHLPSDHQDLHGNYAHYSPMMDSTSCGTSPLAFSHLPLPYQSTDNITYNPYHGTSMSHHSPAASMVFPGRQLPVIAAPAETTDSNGWDWNTFIMHGIGSTTPPTPETLPQTQLSQPAVSEDPHYQALEDAAEEDGEILVGMGLYDTPEKYNEDPHLNNYRSTVSSLLGSSFRAHEPQGKGLKLEETWEPPKSDEEDEDEDDEEEEDDEQ